The Marivirga salinae DNA window AAACCCGAATACATGAATGTGAGAAGCACAATGTGGATGTTCAGGTATTATCTACTGTCCCTGTTATGTTTAGTTATTGGGCAAAGTCTAAAGATGCACTTGATTTATCTATGATGCTAAATGACCATATTGCAGGCATTGTAGATAAATATCCAGATCGTTTTATTGGCCTGGGTACTTTACCTATGCAAGCTCCTGATTTGGCAATTAAGGAATTGGAGCGATGTGTAAATGAATTAGGCTTGGCTGGAGTTCAAATTGGAACCCACATTAACGATTGGAATCTGGAAGCCCCGGAAGTGTTTGCTGTTTTTGAAGCAGCACAAGATTTAGGAGCCTCTATTTTTGTACATCCTTGGGATATGATGGGAAAAGATCAAATGCCAAAGTACTGGTTGCCCTGGTTAGTGGGCATGCCAGCAGAAACCTCTCGAGCAATTTGTTCTATGATTTTCGGAGGCGTATTTGAAAAACTACCAGATTTGAAAGTGGCTTTTGCACACGGTGGAGGATCTTTTCCTGCCACTATTGGTAGAATTGGGCATGGTTTTGATGTACGTCCTGATTTGTGTGCTATTGATAATCCTCATCATCCTAGTAAATATTTAAAGAAGTTTTATGTGGATTCTTTAGTTCATGATCCATCTACTTTAGAATATTTGATTAAAACTATGGGCGAAGATTTTATTGCTTTAGGTACTGATTACCCATTTCCTTTGGGGGAATTAGAACCAGGAAAAATTATTGAGGAAAGTGATATCTCTAATGAGTTAAAAGCAAAACTCTTGGGACAAAATGCTTTAAAATGGTTGGGCTTACATCAGGAAGAATATGCAGGGCATTGAACAAGAATTTTTCATTGACACCAAAATTGGTAAGCTTTTAATAGGAGTGTCTGGAAATAGAATTGCCAAGATATCATTTAACCAGCCTAATAATACCTTAAAAGGAGTAAAACCAAAAGTGGTGACTAGTTTGGAAAACCAATTACTCGAATATTTTAATGGGCATAGAAAAACATTTCAGATTGAATATTCTTTAACAGGAACAGAATTCCAGAAGGAAGTTCTGGCAAAAATTGATTGATATTCCATTCGGAAGAACAATAAGCTATGGTAAATTAGCGGCTCAAATGGGAGATGTTAAAAAAATTAGAGCAGTCGCTAATGCAGTGAGTAAAAATCCAATTCCAATCGTGATTCCTTGCCATAGAGTGGTGGGCATGCACGGGAATTTAACAGGCTACATTGGAGGATTGCCAAACAAAAAATTTCTAATTGAATTAGAATCTAATAGGCAATTAGGATTATTTTAAAAGAGTACTAATTGAAATACAAAGCTTAATTTAAATATAGAATCTATAAAACTACATTACATTAATTCATAGAATGGCAGAGAATTATCAGAATACTTTAGAATACGCACAAAAAATGGATCAAGAAGATCCGTTAAAAAAATATAGAGATGAATTTCATATTCCGGTTATTGATGGTCAGCAAGTGATTTACTATACGGGGAATTCATTAGGGCTTCAACCTAAAAGAACTCGCTCTTTTATTGAAAAGGAAATGAAAGACTGGGAGCTTTTCGGTGTGGAAGGCCATTTTAATAAGAAGAAAGAAAATATCTGGTATAAATATCATGAATATGGAAAAGAAGCTATTGCAGAAATAGTGGGAGCAAAGCCTATTGAAGTGGTGCCAATGAATAATTTAACGGTCAATCTTCATTTACTCTTAGTTTCTTTTTATCGACCCACAGCTAAAAAATTCAAAATAATAGTTGAAAAAGGAGCTTTTCCATCTGATCAATATGTATTTGAAACACAATTAGATTTTCATGCAAATCATGGCGGGCAAAAATTATTTGACCCTGCAGAAGCTTTAGTAGAAATTGCTCCTAGAGAAGGAGAAGACACATTAAGAACTGAAGACATAATTTCCACTATTGAGGAACATCAAAATGAACTGTGCTTAGTGATGATGGGTGGATTGCAATATTATACTGGTCAATTCTTTGATTTAGAAAGTATCACAAAAGCAGCTCATAAAGTAGGAGCTTATGCCGGTTTTGACTTGGCACATGCAGCAGGAAATATTGAATTGAAACTCCATGATTGGGATGTAGATTTTGCTTCTTGGTGTACATACAAATATTTAAACTCTGGCCCTGGAAATGTCTCTGGGATTTATGTGCATGAAAGATTTGCCAATGAAAAGGATTTACCTCGTTTTGCAGGCTGGTGGGGACATGATGAGGCCGAGCGTTTCAAAATGAAAAAGGGGTTTATCCCTATGGAAGGTGCAGACGGATGGCAATTGAGCAACACTAATGTTTTAGGACACGCAGCTCATTATGCCTCTTTAGAAATTTTCAAAGAAGTGGGCATGAAGGCCTTGAGGAAGAAAAGTGTACTTTTAACAGGTTATCTTGAATTTTTAATCAATGAATTCAATAAAGAAGAAAAGATATTTGAAATTCTTACTCCAAAAGAGCCTGAAAACAGAGGTTGTCAATTATCCTTATATTTATTGAAATATGGGAAACCTTTATTTGATGAGTTAATGAAAAGAGGGGTTTTGGGAGATTGGCGCGAACCGGATGTAATTCGTTTAGCTCCAGTCCCATTGTATAATACTTTTGAAGAACAATACCGATTTATAGAAAAGCTAAGAGAAGCTGTAAAAGCTGTAAAATAAACTGATTTTGAAGAAAGAAATTAAACATATCGGAGTTATGGGTGCAGGTTTAGTGGGTGCACTTTTGAGTATTTATCTAAGAAAAAGAGGCTATAAAGTCAGCCTTTATGAGAAACGTGACGATATGAGAAAATCTTCTTCAGATTCGGGTCGTTCAATTAATTTGGCTTTAAGTAAAAGGGGAATTAAAGCATTGGAAGACATTGGCGTAATTGAGGAAGTAAAAAAGATTATGCTCCCAATGGAAGGCCGAATGATGCATAGCAAAGATGGCGAACTTACTTTTCAACCTTATGGAAAGGAAGGACAGTTTATTAATTCTGTTTCGAGAGGAAATTTGAATAAGATTTTATTGGAAAAAGCTGAAGCTTCAGGAGTTGAGATCAAATTCGAACATACTTGCAAATCTGTTGATTTAGAAGGTACTAGTGTGACTTTTAAAACTCCAGAGACAGAAAAAACCATGCAATTTGACTTGCTCTTTGGTTCGGATGGAGCCTATTCACAGATGCGTCAGGCAATGTTGAAAACGGATAGATTTAATTATGAGCAATATTATATTCCACATGGTTATAAAGAACTTTCAATTCCGCCTACTGAGGATGGTGATTTTGCTATAGCGCCTAATGCATTACATATTTGGCCAAGAGGGCAATATATGTTGATAGCTTTACCGAATTTAGATAAAAGCTTTACCTGTACTTTGTTTTTTCCTTTTGAAGGGCAACCATCCTTCGAAAGTTTACAGACTCCGCAACAAGTATTACAATTTTTTAAAAATACATTTCCTGATAGTTTGCCTCATTTGAAGAATATTCAAGATGAATATTTTCAAAATCCGACTTCTTCTTTAGTGACCGTAAAATGTGAGCCTTGGGTTAAAAATAATTGCGTTTTAATAGGTGATGCGGCACATGCCATAGTTCCCTTTTATGGTCAAGGAATGAATGCGGGCTTTGAAGACTGCTACGAACTCAATTTATTATTAGATAAACATTCTGACGATTGGGAAAATACATTGGCTGAATATCAAGAAGTGCGAAAAAAGGATGGAGATGCTATTGCGGATTTAGCTTTACATAACTTTGTTGAAATGCGAGATTTAGTGGCAGATGATAAATTCCTGGTTCAAAAGAAGATTGAAGCTAAACTGCATGAAAAATTCCCAGATAAATGGATTCCACTTTATTCTATGGTTACTTTTAGTGATTTACGCTATTCCGAAGCTTTTGAAATTGGAAAAAAACAACAAGTCATAATGGATGAAGTTATGCAGAAACCTGATATTTTAGAAAATTGGGAAAACATTGATTTAGAGAAGATTGTGGATAAATTGTAAGGTTTAGGTCCTTTTATTTTAAACATAATTTATTTATTTCGTTTCTATTGTAGAACAAAACGTAATAGAAATGGCATATACCGTAAAAATCACCAATGTGCTTTCCTTAACGCACAATGTAAAACAGATTAAAACCGAAAAACCAAAAGATTATAAATTTACACCAGGTCAAGCCACAGAAGTAGCCATTAATAAAAAAGGATGGACAGAAGAAAAAAGGCCTTTTACTTTCACCTCTCTCCCTGAAGATAATCATCTAGAATTTGTTATTAAAACCTATCACGATCATGAAGGGGTAACTCATGAAATAGATAGCCTTGTAGAAGGAGATGAATTGATCATTGATGATGCTTGGGGTGCTATTGAATATAAAGGAACTGGGACTTTCATTGCTGGTGGAGCAGGAGTTACTCCATTTATCGCTATTTTCAGAAATCTTGAGAAGAAGAATGAAGTTGGTGAAAATAAACTAATTTTTTCCAATAAAAGAGGAGATGATGTTATTTTGGAATCCTATTTTAATGATATTCTAGGAGATAATTTTATTTCTACATTGACTCATCAAAATATTGAAGGGCATGAAAATGAAATGGTAGACATGGAATTTTTGAATAAGCATTTGGAGGATTTTACACAACATTTTTATGTATGTGGGCCTGATGCCATGGTGAAAGATGTTAGCAAACAATTAGAAATGTTGGGAGCTAGTCCAAAAGGTATAACTTTTGAAAAATAGATGACCCATTATCGACTCAAAATTTGAAGCTTCTTAATAGCACTGAGTGGAAAATTAAGAAGGATGCTCAATGCGTCAGAACAGATTAAATTTTTACAAATCATAGTAATTAGTGATAAAATTTAAAAAATGATATGAAGAATATACTAGTAAGCGGAGCAGATGGAAATTTAGGAAGTGCGGTTGTCAATAAATTAAAATCGGAAGGCAATAAAATTTTTGGTCTATTCGGGGATAAAGAAAATGCAAAAAATTCAGAAGATGATTTTCAAAAGCTTTCAATTGATTTGACTAATCCAAAAGCTGCCTCGGATGCAGTTGAAAAAGCAAGTAGTGCATTTGGGGAAATCAATGGAGCTGTACTAACTGTTGGCGGTTATGCTGGTGGTGGAATAAAAGATGTGACTATTGATGACATCCATTTCCAAATCAAATTGAATTTTGATACTGCTTTTAATTTAGTGAAGCCACTAATGGAAAAAATGCCGAAGGGTAGTCAAATATTTCTGATTGGTGCAAAACCTGTTTTATCAGCAAATGATTTGAAGAATGTAGTATCCTATGGATTGGCTAAACAATTGGTTTTTAGTCTTGCCGACATCATTAATGCGGATTATTCAGAACATCAAATTAGCGCTCATGTTATAGTGCCTAGTATAATTGATACACCACCTAATAGGGAAGCAATGTCAGATATGGATTTCAGTGACTGGGTAAAACCAGAGCAAATCGCAGATTCTATTTTGCATTACTTAAAGCATCCTGAATTAAGAGAAGGGGTGATTAAAGCCTTTGGCAAAATTTAAAAAGCTTCTCTCAAAAGCGGCCAATTAATAGCTTTTGAGAGAAGCTTTTTCTTATGATTTCAATAAATTTCTCAATCCCAATAAGGCAATTATGCTTCCTGCAACCAATGATGTGTAATACCAAGCTTCACTCATTCTGTATGCATTCTCTTCTAATAAATCAGTTACCTTTTCACCTATGGGAGCATTAGGACTGTGATCTATTGCCCAATAAATAGTAAATGCACCTATAGCGATTAAAATAATTCCGCTTAAAAGTCCTTTTTTCATAGATTAAAAAATTTGGTTTATGCAATTTAATGAAAATTTAGAGAATTCTTAGATTCAAATTAGCCTCTGTTTTTTAAACTATTTAAATTTATCCTATATTTATGTAAACAGACCGCAACTAAATTTTTGAGCTTACGATAAGCCTAGTAGATATGTCTAAAAAAGTAAAAAATATTCCTTGTGATTTATGCCTAAGTAGGCGTAAATCCATGTTCAATGAAATTCCAAATGATGCTCTTTGTGCATTAAGTGAACATAAAAGTACTTTGGCGCATAATAAAGGTCAGGTGCTTTTTCTTGAAGGAACCCAACCTATGGGTTTGTTTTGCATTAGCGAAGGGAAAGTGAAAATTTTTAAAACAGATGATTCCGGGAGAGAGCAGATTGTACGCTTGGCTCAGGAAGGAGATTTTTTAGGCTATAGAGCTCTACTTTCAGGAGAAAACTATAATTCTTCTGCTACTATATTAGAAAATGCAAAAGTTTGTTTTATCCCTAAAAGCAGCTTTACTGAGCTAATTTCAAAAGACCACAATTTTCAGAATAAACTTATGCAGGCTGTTTGCCATGATTTAGGCGTTATGGAACAAAAAATGGCCGATATGGCTAATAAAACTGTAAGACAACGTCTAGCTACTACATTATTAATGTTAAAAAGCTCTTACGGTGTAGATGGAGATCAAAAAACTGAAATTAATATTGCACTTACAAGAGAAGATTTAGCCAAAATTGTGGGTACAGCTACTGAAACCCTTATTCGTTTGTTGTCCGATTTCAAGAAAGATGGATTAATTGATCTTAACGGCAAAAAAATAAGCGTCTTGGATGATAGAGCCTTAGCAAAAGAAATCGATCTATTCGCTTAATCTCACAAATTTCCGAAAATCCCTGAACTTATATCACTTCATTAGGCTTATGTCTGCTGATTATTGTAATTTTGTGCTATGCAAGAGAAAGCAGTCCATATTCAGAAAGAAGTAATAGAGGTAAATCTAAGCAAAAAGGATATTCGAAAAATGTCCATTGATGCTATTGCAGAAGATTTAACCGCATCAGGCGAGAAAGCTTTTAGAGCCAAACAGATTTATGAATGGCTTTGGATGAAATCAGCTGCTTCATTTGAGGAAATGACCAATCTTTCCAAAAATTTAAGGGAATGGCTGGATCAAAACTATTGTATTAATAGAATTACAATTGCCGATAAGCAATTAAGTTCAGACAGAACCATCAAAGTCGCTTTCCGATTGCATGATGGCAATGAAGTAGAAGGAGTGTTAATTCCTACCGAAAACAGAATGACGGCTTGTGTGTCCTCCCAAGTAGGCTGTTCATTAAGTTGTAAATTTTGTGCTACAGGTTATTTGAAGAGAATGCGTAATCTTGAAGCAGCTGAAATTTATGATCAGGTGGTGATGATTAAAGAATTGGCAGAAACGCATTACGATATGCCACTTTCCAACATTGTTTATATGGGCATGGGCGAACCGCTTTTGAATTATAAAAACATGATGGAGTCCATAGAACATATCACTTCCGAAAAAGGATTGTTCATGTCTCCTAAAAGAATTACCGTTTCCACAGCTGGTATTTCCAAAATGATAAAGAAATTAGCGGATGATGATGCTAAATTCAATCTAGCACTTTCTCTTCATGCCGCAAATGATGAGAAAAGAAGCCAAATCATGTCTATTAATGACAGCAATAACTTGCCAGTGCTCAGAGAGGCTTTAGAATATTACCACTCTAAAACCAAAAACAGAGTGACCTTTGAATATTGCGTTTTCAATAATTTTAATGATAGTCTGGAAGATGCAAAAGAACTATGGCAATTCACTAAATATGTTCCAGCCAAAGTTAATTTAATTGAATATAATCCAATTGATCAAGCTGATTTTACCAATACGGATGAAGATAAGCTCGATAAATTTGCTGCATTCCTTGAAGATAGAGGTGTAATTGTGAATGTGAGAAGAAGCCGAGGAAAAGATATAGATGCTGCTTGTGGGCAATTGGCAAATAAGCATTAACTGGATTTTGTTTTAATAGATTAAACAAATGAAAAAGCTTGCATCCCTATTTTTATTACTATTATTTATATTCTCCTGTGAGCCAGAGCCTGAAGATCCATCTACCGAATATACATTAATTAATTCTACTCCGTGCCCTGTAGAGGTGAGAGGGTATTTGAATGGTGAAGTACTTGATACTTATTTGATAGATGAAAACTCGGATTTCTATAAATCTTTTAATTCATCTATTGAGACTGGTGCTATTTATCCACCTCCATTCCGACCATATGCTGATTCATGTGTGGTCATTTACTGTGATAGCTATAGTATAACTCATTTACGCACGTATGAAGATCTGTATTTTTCAAGCCCTATAAAAAATTTATTTCATGACAATGACTACGAAATAGAGACTAGTGGGGAAAGAGTTAGTTATGTTTTTGAATTCACAGAAGAAGATTATGAAAAAGCAGTTGAGTTAAACAGGTATTGAAAAATATGAAGCCGTAGTTCATAACTACGTTTTTTATGTCCTGCTTGAAAGAGAATTAGCAAAAAATGTAACTGATCACCAAATTATTCATTCAGCAGACCCAAGCAAAAAAACTTTTATTGGGGGAGAAGCTTCGATAGGGCTTGCGTAAAAACTGCTAGACCTTAAACTTCTCAAGCATTATTTTAAAATTTTCCTGCAATTTATACTTAATGCAATATGCTTGCGTTATAGTGTTAGGTGTATGAATAATCATGTTCAACTCATAGAATCTAAAAGTTAATTACACATTAAATTGTGGGTTGCTTCTGAATATCAGATAGTCACTTCAGTTTCTCATGTAATTGCCTAATAGGCTCTATTTAAATGATTATTCACTATGGAACATTTCAAAAATGCAACTCGAGAATTGTATGCTAAGCGTCCACTTTTTTTTAATTTTGGATTAGTCTTAGCAATTAGTCTTTGTTTTATTGCCTTTGAATTTAAGGTCTTTATCGATGAAGGAGATAAAGTAGATTTTTCAGAGGAGGAAATAACTTTTCATCTTAATGAAGATGTAATACCTACCACTCATCCACCAAAACCTAAGCCTAAAAAATTACCAGAACCAAAGGGTGATATCAACATAGTTGAGGTGGAGGAACTTTCTAAACCAGAAGAGAAAACGAAAGAAATTGATATCAATAAAGAGCTTGAATCACTTGGTAATGAATTCAAAATTCCTGAGGAAAAGGTTGATGATAATAATATTTATAATCCTGAATTATTAGAAGTTAGACCTCAATTTAATGGAGGCTTAGAAGCTTTTTATAAATATATTGGGGAGGCAATTGAATATCCTACTTACGAGCAAAGAAGAAATATAGAAGGCAAGGTATATTTATCTTTTGTAATAGAGAAAGATGGTTCTTTATCACAAGTGAAAATTCTAAAAGGTGTTTCTGAAGGCATTGATAAAGAAGCGGTTAGAGTTATCGAAAATGCTCCAAAATGGGAAGCCGGAAGACAGAGAGGACAAGCCGTGAGAGTGAGTATGAATATTCCTATTTCCTTTCAATTGAGGTAAATAATATAAATAGAATGAGAGCTTTTTAAGCTTTCATTCTAACCTGAATTCGATTATTAATTTAGGATTCAGACCGTTTGTAAATAGTGAGTTTCAACTAAAAATTTTGAAGCAATAGCGGGCTATTGCAAGAAATTTTTAGGAAGAAAATCGCTGTTTACAAGCGGAATCAGAAAAAATTTCCCATAAAATCTGAATTTCCAAATTAATGTCGAACTCAGGTTTCTATCCTGCAAATCCAATTTTATTGTGAGTTCCATCGCAAAATGGTTTATTTCCCGAAGCGCCACATCGGCAAAAAGCGGTTGTTTTGTCCTTACTTTCCGTTTTCCCATTGGAATGTTTTATTTCAATTTTCCCTTTCACCATCAAAGGGCCATTTTTGCTGACTTCAACTTGGGTAGAAGAAGACTCGGTCTTATTATCTTGCTTTTGATTTTTCCAATATCCTGAAATCGCACCAGATGGACAGGCTTCCAACTGTTCCATAATTCTTTTGTCCTCTGCACCTTCTATATTCACCCACGGTCTTTCGTCTGTTCTAAATACCTCTGGGAGACCTCTCCAGCATTTTTCGCTATGAATACATAGAGAAGGTTGCCATTCTACTACCAATTCATCTGAATCATAAGTTTTTTTAGTAGGTTTTACATTCATTTCATTTTAGCTATTTGATTCATTATTTAAGTTAATGAAATTTTAAGAATAGATTTTAAAGGAACTTAAAAAAATCATTTTACATTCAATGGTTGGGCATTATTAATAAATCAAATTCACCATTTATGGAAGAGGTTTACTTAACTGTAAAGAAGTAGTCTAAATTCCGTAAATTTGTATGACTTGATTTCATCAATTTGAAAAAACAATTCATTCTTATATCGTTTCTTTTTTGCTTGTTAGCACCAGCTATGGTGACCTACCTATGGTTAAATCATCAAAAGAAACAAATCAAGCGTGAGGTGAAATGGAAAATCATTGAGGGTATCGATAAATCTGAACTGGTATTAATTCAGTTAAGTAAATCTGAAGCTGCTGAAAAACTGGAATGGAAACATTCCAGAGAGTTTGAATTTGAGGGGGAAATGTATGATGTGGTGGAATTTGCAGAAACCACGGATAGCATAAAATACTGGTGCTGGTGGGATTATGAAGAAACAGTATTAAACAAAAATTTGGCGGAAGTAGTCAATAATTTGTTAGGGAACCATCCTGATAAGCAGGAGAAAGAACAGAAGCTGATTTCATTTTATCAATCTCTTTTTTCTGAAAAAGTCTTTCAGTGGCAAGCGCTTCAATTTGCTGAAGTATCAAATCCGGAAACTGATTACCGATTCATTTCCAAAATGAATATTATTTCTATTCCCAATCCACCTCCTCAAAAGATAGTTTAAATATTTTATTTTGCTTTACTGATTAAATTGGATAATTGTATCTCTTCTACTCAGTAATGCCTTCTATTTTTTAAACTATTTATAAACTAAAAATTTATAATGAGGAATATTATATTGCTCTATATGTTTTTGGGTAGTCCTTTTATGGTCTATTCTCAAACTATTATGGTCAAAGATGACAAAACTTCAGAGCCTATTGAAATGGTAACCCTTATCAGTGAGGAAATGAAAGAATTCATTAGCACTGATAAACACGGAAAGGCTGATATTTCCGCTTTTTCGGGTGCTCAAAAAATCCAGATTCAACGGCTAGGCTATCAATTGAAGATTTTAAGCTATGAAAAAATAAAGGCTTCTGATTTCATAATTGAGCTCAAAGCCAATAATTTCAATTTGAATGAGGTAATAGTTTCTGCAACTAGGTGGAGGCAGAATACTGGAGATATCCCTTCAAAAGTCATTTCGATTTCACCAAAGGAAGTGGCACTCCAAAATCCTCAAACTGCTGCGGATTTATTAGGTGTTTCAGGGAAAGTCTATATTCAAAAAAGTCAACAAGGCGGAGGTAGCCCAATGATTCGAGGGTTTGCTACCAACCGGTTGCTTTATACAGTGGATGGAATTCGGATGAATAATGCAATTTTTCGTGGTGGAAATATTCAAAATGTGATAAGTTTAGATCCTTTTGCTACAGAAAATACAGAGGTTTTATTCGGTCCTGGCTCAGTTATTTACGGAAGTGATGCCATAGGTGGAGTGATGAGCTTTCAGACTTTAAGTCCTGAGTTATCTGATTCAGATGAGGTTTTAATATCTGGAAAAGTAAATACCCGGTTTTCTTCTGCTAATAATGAGAAAACCATTCATGCTGATATAAAATATGGCTGGAAAAAGTGGGCTTTTGTGACCAGTGCCAGCCGCTGGGATTATGATCATTTAAGGCAAGGGAGTAATGGACCGGAAGATTATTTGAAAACTTATTATGTTGAAAGATTTGAAGGTGAGGACAGAATAGTGGAGCAAGACGATCCTTTAATTCAAAATCCTACTGCATATACTCAGAAGAACTTAATGCAAAAAGTCAGATTCGAGCCTAATGAAAATTGGGATTTTCAATATGGATTTCATTATTCTGAGACTTCAGATTATGGGCGTTATGATAGACTTAATCGAGTATCAAATGGTGAACCGCGTTATGCGGAATGGAAATATGGTCCTCAAAAATGGATGATGAATAATTTGAATATCACACATTCAGAAGAAACCAGAGCATTTGATCAACTATCTTTTCGATTAGCTCATCAGCAGTTTGAGGAAAGTAGAATTGACCGCAGTTTTCAAGATGAGATAAGGAGAATAAGAGCGGAAAAAGTTGATGCCTATTCAGCCAATATTGATTTCGTTAAAAAACTAGGGGAGAAAAGTACAGTTTTTTATGGTTCAGAGTATATTTTAAATAATGTTGAATCAAATGGTAAACAGGAAAACATCTTAACAGGTAATTTTGCCAATTCACCTTCCAGATATCCTGAGTCTACTTGGAGTTCGATGGCAGTTTATACAAATTATGAATTTAAACCATCGGATAATTTCACTATTCAAGGGGGCCTACGATATAATCACTTCTTATTGAATGCTGAATTTGACACTACCTTTTACTCTTTTCCTTTTACAGAAGCCTATATTAATAATGGAGCTCTTACTGGAAGTTTGGGTATGGTTTATCATCCTGGAGATTCTTGGTCGGTTAATGCTAATTTCGGAACAGCTTTTAGAGCTCCCAATGTAGATGATGTAGGTAAAATATTCGATTCGGAACCTGGAGCTGT harbors:
- a CDS encoding SDR family NAD(P)-dependent oxidoreductase, whose amino-acid sequence is MKNILVSGADGNLGSAVVNKLKSEGNKIFGLFGDKENAKNSEDDFQKLSIDLTNPKAASDAVEKASSAFGEINGAVLTVGGYAGGGIKDVTIDDIHFQIKLNFDTAFNLVKPLMEKMPKGSQIFLIGAKPVLSANDLKNVVSYGLAKQLVFSLADIINADYSEHQISAHVIVPSIIDTPPNREAMSDMDFSDWVKPEQIADSILHYLKHPELREGVIKAFGKI
- a CDS encoding methylated-DNA--[protein]-cysteine S-methyltransferase: MIDIPFGRTISYGKLAAQMGDVKKIRAVANAVSKNPIPIVIPCHRVVGMHGNLTGYIGGLPNKKFLIELESNRQLGLF
- a CDS encoding FAD-binding oxidoreductase, translated to MAYTVKITNVLSLTHNVKQIKTEKPKDYKFTPGQATEVAINKKGWTEEKRPFTFTSLPEDNHLEFVIKTYHDHEGVTHEIDSLVEGDELIIDDAWGAIEYKGTGTFIAGGAGVTPFIAIFRNLEKKNEVGENKLIFSNKRGDDVILESYFNDILGDNFISTLTHQNIEGHENEMVDMEFLNKHLEDFTQHFYVCGPDAMVKDVSKQLEMLGASPKGITFEK
- a CDS encoding (4Fe-4S)-binding protein, whose amino-acid sequence is MNVKPTKKTYDSDELVVEWQPSLCIHSEKCWRGLPEVFRTDERPWVNIEGAEDKRIMEQLEACPSGAISGYWKNQKQDNKTESSSTQVEVSKNGPLMVKGKIEIKHSNGKTESKDKTTAFCRCGASGNKPFCDGTHNKIGFAG
- the rlmN gene encoding 23S rRNA (adenine(2503)-C(2))-methyltransferase RlmN, which gives rise to MQEKAVHIQKEVIEVNLSKKDIRKMSIDAIAEDLTASGEKAFRAKQIYEWLWMKSAASFEEMTNLSKNLREWLDQNYCINRITIADKQLSSDRTIKVAFRLHDGNEVEGVLIPTENRMTACVSSQVGCSLSCKFCATGYLKRMRNLEAAEIYDQVVMIKELAETHYDMPLSNIVYMGMGEPLLNYKNMMESIEHITSEKGLFMSPKRITVSTAGISKMIKKLADDDAKFNLALSLHAANDEKRSQIMSINDSNNLPVLREALEYYHSKTKNRVTFEYCVFNNFNDSLEDAKELWQFTKYVPAKVNLIEYNPIDQADFTNTDEDKLDKFAAFLEDRGVIVNVRRSRGKDIDAACGQLANKH
- a CDS encoding Crp/Fnr family transcriptional regulator — translated: MSKKVKNIPCDLCLSRRKSMFNEIPNDALCALSEHKSTLAHNKGQVLFLEGTQPMGLFCISEGKVKIFKTDDSGREQIVRLAQEGDFLGYRALLSGENYNSSATILENAKVCFIPKSSFTELISKDHNFQNKLMQAVCHDLGVMEQKMADMANKTVRQRLATTLLMLKSSYGVDGDQKTEINIALTREDLAKIVGTATETLIRLLSDFKKDGLIDLNGKKISVLDDRALAKEIDLFA
- a CDS encoding FAD-dependent oxidoreductase, with the translated sequence MKKEIKHIGVMGAGLVGALLSIYLRKRGYKVSLYEKRDDMRKSSSDSGRSINLALSKRGIKALEDIGVIEEVKKIMLPMEGRMMHSKDGELTFQPYGKEGQFINSVSRGNLNKILLEKAEASGVEIKFEHTCKSVDLEGTSVTFKTPETEKTMQFDLLFGSDGAYSQMRQAMLKTDRFNYEQYYIPHGYKELSIPPTEDGDFAIAPNALHIWPRGQYMLIALPNLDKSFTCTLFFPFEGQPSFESLQTPQQVLQFFKNTFPDSLPHLKNIQDEYFQNPTSSLVTVKCEPWVKNNCVLIGDAAHAIVPFYGQGMNAGFEDCYELNLLLDKHSDDWENTLAEYQEVRKKDGDAIADLALHNFVEMRDLVADDKFLVQKKIEAKLHEKFPDKWIPLYSMVTFSDLRYSEAFEIGKKQQVIMDEVMQKPDILENWENIDLEKIVDKL
- a CDS encoding energy transducer TonB, which codes for MEHFKNATRELYAKRPLFFNFGLVLAISLCFIAFEFKVFIDEGDKVDFSEEEITFHLNEDVIPTTHPPKPKPKKLPEPKGDINIVEVEELSKPEEKTKEIDINKELESLGNEFKIPEEKVDDNNIYNPELLEVRPQFNGGLEAFYKYIGEAIEYPTYEQRRNIEGKVYLSFVIEKDGSLSQVKILKGVSEGIDKEAVRVIENAPKWEAGRQRGQAVRVSMNIPISFQLR
- a CDS encoding amidohydrolase family protein — its product is MEKVADIATKRPLKVDIHTHILPKNWPDLRERYGYGGFIRLEHHKPCCARMMMDDKFFREVEDNCWDPKTRIHECEKHNVDVQVLSTVPVMFSYWAKSKDALDLSMMLNDHIAGIVDKYPDRFIGLGTLPMQAPDLAIKELERCVNELGLAGVQIGTHINDWNLEAPEVFAVFEAAQDLGASIFVHPWDMMGKDQMPKYWLPWLVGMPAETSRAICSMIFGGVFEKLPDLKVAFAHGGGSFPATIGRIGHGFDVRPDLCAIDNPHHPSKYLKKFYVDSLVHDPSTLEYLIKTMGEDFIALGTDYPFPLGELEPGKIIEESDISNELKAKLLGQNALKWLGLHQEEYAGH
- the kynU gene encoding kynureninase — encoded protein: MAENYQNTLEYAQKMDQEDPLKKYRDEFHIPVIDGQQVIYYTGNSLGLQPKRTRSFIEKEMKDWELFGVEGHFNKKKENIWYKYHEYGKEAIAEIVGAKPIEVVPMNNLTVNLHLLLVSFYRPTAKKFKIIVEKGAFPSDQYVFETQLDFHANHGGQKLFDPAEALVEIAPREGEDTLRTEDIISTIEEHQNELCLVMMGGLQYYTGQFFDLESITKAAHKVGAYAGFDLAHAAGNIELKLHDWDVDFASWCTYKYLNSGPGNVSGIYVHERFANEKDLPRFAGWWGHDEAERFKMKKGFIPMEGADGWQLSNTNVLGHAAHYASLEIFKEVGMKALRKKSVLLTGYLEFLINEFNKEEKIFEILTPKEPENRGCQLSLYLLKYGKPLFDELMKRGVLGDWREPDVIRLAPVPLYNTFEEQYRFIEKLREAVKAVK